One Lepus europaeus isolate LE1 chromosome 17, mLepTim1.pri, whole genome shotgun sequence genomic window, TCTGACATTTCTTAAAGGAGAAGGGACTGCTGGTTTGTGAAAATGTGGCTCATTTTCTCATCTGGAgagcctctttctttttttatatgtattttaaaaatttatttgaaagatagatattccatttgctggttcattcctcagatttccacaacagccagggctgagccaagttgaagccagaagtctgtgATTAATtgcaagtttcccacatgggtggcaaggatccaagtatttgagccatcttctgctgccccccagggcgaAAAACTcagactgggagtggagctgaggcttaacctaggcactccagtatgagatgtgtgTGTCcttagtggcatcttaaccactgcgtcaaatgcctgcccccaaagagTCTTTTTCCTTTTcgtaaggtttatttattgtttatttgaaagaatgacaaagagggagagaaagtgagagagagaggagaggaggagagagagacagatcattaatctgcttgttcactccaaatggatgcagtggctggggctgctagggctggcccaagctgaagctaggaacctggaactccatttgggtctcccaaatgggtggcagaggcccaagtacttgggccatcatctgctgctttcccaggcatattgttagcagggagctatatcagaagcagagaagccagctctctgttatgggatTTGGGctttccaggcagtggcttacttcattgtgccacaatgccagtgtcTGGCGAGTCTTTTTGACTttgatatatttcttattttttttaagatttattttatttgaaaggcagttacagagtgagagggagagacagagaccttccatccgctgggtcactccccaaatggctgcagtggctgcaatggctgcagctaggccaatctgaagccaggagccaagtgcttcttctaggtcttccagatggatgcaggggcccaaggacttgggccatcttctactgctttcccaggccatcagcagggagctggatcagaagtggagcagctaggacatgaactggcgcccatatgggatgccagcactacaggcggcggctttacctgctacaccacagcatcggtccGACTTTGACATATTTCTAAGTTTCAACTTTATTGCTGTGGGATAGAGTCTTATTTGCCCTTTactttttctagttttatcataaGTCCTCTTGAAGTAACTGAACGAAAGTTGGCCAGCCTACCAGGGGTTTGATTACCATCTCTGCAGTTCTTTTTTACCCTCTTCACTGGGCCTGTCAAACTGCGGGGACTGAGGATTGGGCTTTAAGGATTGGGTGTTCATCCTCTCTTCCCGTGTATTCACACTGATGCTTACCTGAAGGAAGGTAGCATCTGCTTCCTCACCTTACCCGACCATTTTTGGCTGTCTAATTATCTCCTTACCCTGTCCCCTGTTCATCAAGTGTAGAGTCATTCCAGGTAGATTCATTTTTACATGATTACTGCTGTCTGTTTTCTTGCTCCGGCTCAGAATGTatttggggaggggtgggggaaggcttGGTAGGGGAGGGGAATGGAATTAATCATATCTGATGGTTTTCAATCAGAGCTGCAGCTTTCCTGGAATAGGAGGAACTACAGGTTGCCTGCCATTCCTTTGGGGTCGGGCAGCTCCCCAAGAAGCCTGTTGGCAATGTTGCCTGCCCgagcccctgctgctgctctggTGGAAGATCGGCATTGCAGCAGTTTGTGTGGTCTCCAGAAGGGGAGCAGAGCTGGTGCATGAGGTGTTCCTTGGCAAACTGTTAGTTTCTGTGCTGTGCCCTAGCATGTCCTTCTCATGACCCTCTGGGGCCTAGTGATTCCTCTTCCTTTTGTCACCTTACTCATTTCATTTCTTCCCTGAAGATTCAGGTCATTGAAGATGACAGGAACAACCGGGGTTCAGAGCCATTTGTTACAGGAGTCCGGGGCCAGGTGCCACCCCTAGTCACCACCAACTTCCTGGTGAAAGACCAAGGTGAGAAGGGCATGAACTCCTCCTATGAGGGCGTTTTCTCCAACATAATCAGCTTATAGATTGGGTTTTTGTCAGTCTTTAACCAGAGACCAGCCCAACCCCCTATATTTCTGGGAGCAAAACCTACCAGCTCCAGCATTTGTGGAGGTGATGGGGTGGATTACCATGGAGAGCTGCTGTCTGGAAAGATTCTGTGATCTGACTCAGGTGttctgcctcctccccagggaATGCAAGTCCCCGGTACATCCGATGTACATCCTATAATATCCCTTGCACATCTGACATGGCTAAGCAGGCTCAGGTGCCCCTGGCAGCTGTCATAAAGCCGCTGGCGAGGCTGCCCCCAGAGGAGGTGAGTCAGGGAAGGGGCTAGGGTACaatgagagggaggaagggagggggaacaGGGATCCCTGCTAGGTGTGATTCTGGCTGTTCAAGTGGGATATCTTGGTCGGACTGAAGGCAAGAGTATTTGCAGCAGTTTCTGTCCCAGGACCCGTACCTGGAGGAGATGGTAGCAGATGAGAGCAAAAGCCCAAGAAATTGCTGCACAGGAACAAGGTCCAGAGGAAAAGCAAACAGCATGAAAAGAGCAGGGCCAGTTTTTAGGGGAGAAGACAGCTGAATCTGAGGACCTCTACTGTCATGGTCATCTCCAAATGAGAGAAGAACATCATTCTGTGCTTTCCTTATAGGTAGTCCTGTCAGCCCAGGTAGGTTAGGGATGTTAGGATAGCATATAAGAGAACAGGTAGTttaaaatccttgggccctgatCTGTCATCCCAGCACCTGAAATCAGCATGAGAAGAGCTGGGCAGCTGCTCAGCCAGACCTTGGCAGGATGTCCTGATGTTCATGCACCTTTTCTCCAGCTTCAGATAGAGTCCTCTGGAACTGGAACCTCAAAGTTTAGTtcacatggtgtgtgtgtatgtgtattaatatttatttatttgaaggaagaatgtgtgtttgagagagagctcttccatccactggttcatgcccccataaagctgcaacagctagggctgaagccaggagcctgaaactctgtgggtggcaggaactcaggtactccagccatcatccattgctttccaggcacattagcagggagctggataagaagcggagtagccaggacttgaactggcactcttatatgggatacaggggtcccaagtggtagtttaatctactgtgccacaaatcctgcccctgtgtttttgtttctttatttttatttattttattatttattattttattcgaAAACAGTgatagacagaaaaatcttccatatgctgatatACTCCCCAGTGCCttgcacagctgggactcaggctggccaaagccaggagcatggaactcattttgggtcttccacttgggtgtcagagacccaagtacttgagccatcatctgctgttccccttagtgtgccttagcaggaagctagaatcagaagcagagttgggactcaaatccaggcattgcttttttttttaaatttttttttttttttttgacaggcagagtggatagtgagaaaggtcttcctttttgccgttggttcaccctccaatgaccgctgcggccggcgcatcgtgctgacccgaagccaggagccaggtgcttttcctggtctcccatgcgggtgcagggcccaagcacttgggccatcctccactgccttcccaggccattcagagagctggcctggaagaggggcaaccgggatagaatccggcaccctggcaccccagccgggactagaacccggtgtgccggcaccgtagggcggaggattagcttgttaagccacggcgccggcctttttttttttttttttttttttttaattttcatttattttatttgaaaggtagagagagagagatcttccgtttgctggttcattccccaaatgcctgcaacagcgaagttgggccaggttgaagcgaGGAGCCCAGGATTCAGTCTGGATTTCCCAGGGACCCATGTGCTTGAGACATCATacgctgcttcccaggatgtgcatttagCAGAGAcccaaattggaagtggaacagccaggacttgaaccaagcactctgatatgggatgcaggtgtcctaagcagcatcgtaactgctgtgccaaatgctcccctttggtttttctttttctctttctgggtcCCAGTGGGAATGGTTGGTCACTGGTCTCTTTATCTGTTTGACATCTGCTTAGGGCATAAATAAGTGTCATAAAATCCTGAGAGTAGAGCAGTGTCATAAATAACTTGGTTAAAGAAGGAAGCAGGAGTCAAGATTCCTAATGCAAGAGCAAAGGGAAATGAAGACGGACCCAGAGTCTTAGATAATCTTTGGCTTTCTCCTCATTTTCCCTTGGCAGCCCCTAGCTTGGTTTCACATTTCTACTTCAAGAAGAAGTATAATTCTGGGAGTGgagtgtaggaaaaaaaaaaccattgaatTTAGACACTTGGGGACATTTTCCTGTGATCGGCACCCTCATCCTTAGACCTCATTGCCTTCCAGGTGGAGTATCTGAGCCATGCTCCTTCTCCCTCCAGGTTGTTCCTCCTCGTCTGCTACCACATGTCTGAACCCACTGTAGCTTCCCTCCATGTCTCAGCCCCCTCCCCTTTACTCCTCAGGCTTCACCTTATGTTGTGGATCACGGAGAATCAGGCCCTTTGCGTTGCAATCGCTGCAAAGCGTACATGTGCCCCTTCATGCAGTTCGTCGAGGGAGGGAGGCGCTTCCAGTGCTGCTTTTGCAGCTGTGTCAATGATGGTATGTATGTTCACAGAGGTGGGATTGGGGAAGGTCTTGACTGCATGTTCATTGTTCTCTGTTTAGATAAATTAGGGTCTGTTTTTCAAGAGCTGGGGATATGAGGCTCAACTAGGGCCAGAATTACTAAGATTAAGAGTGGACCTTTGAGTAACACACTGCCATACTCCCCACAGTTCCCCCCCAGTATTTTCAACATCTGGATCATACCGGCAAACGTGTGGATGCTTATGATCGTCCTGAGCTATCCCTGGGCTCTTATGAATTCCTGGCTACTGTAGATTACTGCAAGGTGAGAGAGGGTAGCAGGGGGCGGAGCAGTGGGAGGAGGATAATGAGACAGCTAAGAACTGCTGTTGTCATTTCCCTCACCCCTTCTTCGTCCCCTTTGATGCTGACTTCTCTCTAGTTAATTGGCCTGCTTAACAAAACCCCCCTCCTCGCAACATTTCCTTCCTCTGCAGAACAATAAGttccccagccctcctgccttCATCTTCATGATTGACGTCTCCTACAATGCCATCCGGACTGGCCTTGTTAGGCTCCTCTGTGAGGAGCTAAAGTCACTGTTAGACTTTCTACCTAGGTGAGCGTTCCGGagcccaggtgcttccttctgttAATGTAGGGGAGTCTAGGTCGACTGGGCAGATGGGTCCTGATATCATGACGTTGTGGGTGATGGAAAAAGTGGCAAGTCTGGGTAACAGTATCACCTTCTGTAGGGAAGGCGGGGCAGAAGAGTCAGCAGTTCGCGTTGGTTTTGTCACCTACAATAAGGTGCTCCACTTCTACAACGTGAAGAGCTCgttggcccagcctcagatgaTGGTTGTATCTGATGTGGCTGACGTGTTTGTGCCACTGCTGGATGGATTCCTGGTCAATGTCAATGAATCTCGGGCAGTCATCACCAGGTAGGAGCCAGATTGTGGAAGTAAGAGAGTGGAAAGGGTCCAGCCCAAAGGCCAGAGAGTGTATCATAGGAATGAGTAGATggacaggggctgtggctgtggctgtggagttTTAGAGTCTTGGGGCCAATAACTTCTGGGAATTAAGAACTGAAGCATCTGGGATCAGAATAGCAATTCTGGTTGTTTCCCGTCACCTATCTCTCCAGCTTGTTGGATCAGATTCCAGAAATGTTTGCAGACACAAGGGAGACAGAAACAGTATTTGCCCCAGTTATCCAGGCTGGCATGGAAGCTCTGAAGGTAAGGCTGAAGTCCCTGGCATCCTCCGTCACCTCCCTTTCCTCTGGCTTCTTACCCCGGGATACAGCTTCTGTTACTGCAGTGGTTGATGACTGTCCAGTAATTCAACCTGTCTGAACGTTGTTGGTGCTTAAGACATGTCAAGGGAAGGGATGAATGAATAACATGATGAAAGACAGACACAGGGTGCTGTCTTGTTTCCTAGGCTGCCGAGTGTGCAGGGAAGCTGTTTCTGTTCCACACATCCCTCCCCATTGCAGAGGCCCCAGGGAAGCTGAAGAACAGAGATGACAGGAAGCTGATCAACACAGACAAGGAGAAGGTGTGGGACTGGAAGACGGGGGGAGGACTTCCCATTACAGAATAAGGTGGTGACTCTTCATAATGTCATACTCTAAGCTTTCTGGAGGGGGACTGGGACCAAACGCCCTGCCTTTTCACATGTCACATCAGTGACTGCCAGCATTCTCCACTGTTCCCACACCTCCCTATCCCACCTTGAGCCAAAAGCCCTTGGTAGACTTTTTATAAGAACATTGTACGACTATTGCAAATTCCTAGGAACTAACAGCCTGTATTACATATATAGGTCTCACATACACAGCTGAGATATTTGATATTGTCTTTTCCTCCCCAGACATTGTTCCAGCCTCAGACAGGCGCCTATCAGACCCTGGCCAAAGAGTGTGTGGCCCAAGGCTGCTGTGTAGATCTTTTCCTCTTCCCTAACCAGTATGTGGATGTGGCCACGCTCTCTGTGGTGCCCCAGCTCACTGGTGGCTCTGTCTACAAATATGCTTGCTTTCAGGTATAGTGTGGGATTCTGGGTGGCAGGTGGCACGAGACTGGGAATGTGTGCTTACATATGAAGTGGCTCTTTAACCACTGTCTCATTGACAGGAGTAATAGTAGCCatgcagtggaaagaagtgagCCTGAGAGCATGATGGTTAGGAGCAAGGGCCTTGCAGTCAGTCCTGTGTTGATTTTCTGGCCTCACAACTTACTGGCTCTAGgacctccattttttttaaattaagaaatgtttaaatttattttccttttgtttgaaaggcatagagagacagagagagagatacagagagatcttccctccactgattcaatctccaaatacctgcaacagccagggctgggccaggtagaagccaggagcctacaactcaatctgtgtctcccatgtgggtggcaggggcctaagtactagagccattacctgctgactcccagtggacattagcaagaagctggaattggaagtagagctagaattcaggcactctgacatgactgacatacaggcatctcaagtgatgttctaaccactgtgccaaatgcctgttacTCAGATAAATTAATTAGTTcctttgttctttaatttgtaaaatgggaTGTGAGATGTGTTAATTAGGATTTGTTTACAGAGTTAAGTAATTATGTGTGAACTACTCAGTGTGGTAACTGGCATGTAGTAAGTGCTTAAAAGctatcattgtcatcatcatgaTAATCTGTTAGTGTTATTCAGATAGAGCAGATGTGTGGagtgggagaggtgggagaggtgAAAGGAGGCGGACTGCAGGGGGAGCTGTTTACTCAGTGATGTGACTCTGCGTGTGGGGACTGCAGGCGGAGAATGACCAGGAACGGTTCCTGAGCGACCTGCGTCGTGATGTACAGAAGGTGGTTGGCTTTGATGCTGTGATGCGAGTCCGGACAAGCACCGGTCAGTCCTGGCTGGAGGAGTATGTGGGAGGAACACTGTCGGAGAGGGAGGCACGTACCTGTCCTACCTTAGCCCTCACCCTATTACCTGTGATTTCAGGTATCCGTGCTGTAGATTTCTTTGGAGCTTTCTACATGAGCAACACAACAGATGTGGAACTGGCTGGACTGGATGGGGACAAGACAGTGACCGTGGAGTTCAAGCATGATGATCGACTCAACGAAGACAGTGGTGCCCTCCTTCAGGTGGCAGGccagaggcaggggccagggaggaggtGTTGGATGTCAGTCTctgggtatacaaaggctgcagggaagagggagaggagtggggagagaggcctGGCAGAGGAGGCTGAGGGGAGAGACTTCATAACAGAGCACAGGGGCAGATTTCCTGGGGGCTTCTGTGAGGTAGGGGTGTgagttttcctttttcccttcctctAGTGTGCCCTGCTTTACACCAGTTGTGCAGGGCAGCGTCGGCTCCGCATCCACAACCTGGCCCTGAACTGCTGCACCCAGCTGGCTGATCTGTATCGAAACTGTGAGACTGACACGCTCATCAACTACATGGCCAAATTTGGTGAGGGTAGAGGCTgaccagggagggagcagggctgAGAGAAAGGTCTAGGATGGTCAGTGATCCCCTGGTAGGTGTGATGGTGGGAAGGCATGTATGGTGGGTACCTAACCAGTGACGTGCCCTCTCCCTTTCCTGTCCAGCATACCGGGGAGTCCTCAATAGCCCTGTGAAGACTGTCCGTGATAGTCTCATCACCCAGTGTGCCCAGATCCTGGCCTGTTATAGAAAGAACTGTGCCAGCCCTTCCTCTGCAGGACAGGTGAGGAAGGATGTTAATGGAGGGGTTACTGTGATAACATTTGTGCATTTGGGAGTCATTTTTCAtgactgatttcattttatttgatgaaCCCCTCAGTTGATCCTTCCTGAGTGTATGAAGCTACTCCCAGTTTACCTGAACTGTGTGTTGAAGAGTGATGTCCTGCAGCCTGGAGCTGAAGTCACTACTGATGACCGTGCCTACGTCCGACAGCTGGTTACCTCCATGGATGTGGCTGAGACCAATGTCTTCTTCTATCCTCGGCTTCTACCACTGGTATGACTGAGGGAATGGGAGACACTGCACTGAATAAAGTCTCTTAGGAGAGGGGAAAGGGGCAACATTATCTGTGACTGATAttagtggatttaaaaaaaaaaaagatttatttatttgaaaga contains:
- the SEC24C gene encoding protein transport protein Sec24C isoform X1, giving the protein MNVNQSAPPVPPFGQPQPVYPGYHQSSYGGQPGPAAPHIPYGAYNGPVPGYQQTPPQGVSRAPPSSGPPPASTAQAACGQAAYAQLGQGDVQNGPSSTVQLQRLPGSQAFGSPLAPVVSQPAVLQPYGPPPTSAQVTAQLAGMQISGAAAPAPPPSGLGYGPPTSLASASGSFPNSGLYGSYPQGQAPPLSQTQGHPGVQPPQRSALPLASSFTPPASGGPRMPSMTGPLLPGQGFGGPPVSQPNHVSSPPPQALPPGTQMTGAPGPPPPMHSPQQPGYQLQQNGSFGPAQGPQPSYGSPYPGVPTFGSQPGPPQPLPPKRLDPDAIPSPQLNELPPQQKTRHRIDPDAIPSPIQVIEDDRNNRGSEPFVTGVRGQVPPLVTTNFLVKDQGNASPRYIRCTSYNIPCTSDMAKQAQVPLAAVIKPLARLPPEEASPYVVDHGESGPLRCNRCKAYMCPFMQFVEGGRRFQCCFCSCVNDVPPQYFQHLDHTGKRVDAYDRPELSLGSYEFLATVDYCKNNKFPSPPAFIFMIDVSYNAIRTGLVRLLCEELKSLLDFLPREGGAEESAVRVGFVTYNKVLHFYNVKSSLAQPQMMVVSDVADVFVPLLDGFLVNVNESRAVITSLLDQIPEMFADTRETETVFAPVIQAGMEALKAAECAGKLFLFHTSLPIAEAPGKLKNRDDRKLINTDKEKTLFQPQTGAYQTLAKECVAQGCCVDLFLFPNQYVDVATLSVVPQLTGGSVYKYACFQAENDQERFLSDLRRDVQKVVGFDAVMRVRTSTGIRAVDFFGAFYMSNTTDVELAGLDGDKTVTVEFKHDDRLNEDSGALLQCALLYTSCAGQRRLRIHNLALNCCTQLADLYRNCETDTLINYMAKFAYRGVLNSPVKTVRDSLITQCAQILACYRKNCASPSSAGQLILPECMKLLPVYLNCVLKSDVLQPGAEVTTDDRAYVRQLVTSMDVAETNVFFYPRLLPLTKSPIESTTEPPAVRASEERLSSGDIYLLENGLNLFLWVGASVQQGVVQSLFSVASFSQITSGLSVLPVLDNPLSKKVRGLIDSLRAQRSRYMKLIVVKQEDKLEMLFKHFLVEDKSLSGGASYVDFLCHMHKEIRQLLS
- the SEC24C gene encoding protein transport protein Sec24C isoform X2 → MNVNQSAPPVPPFGQPQPVYPGYHQSSYGGQPGPAAPHIPYGAYNGPVPGYQQTPPQGVSRAPPSSGPPPASTAQAACGQAAYAQLGQGDVQNGPSSTVQLQRLPGSQAFGSPLAPVVSQPAVLQPYGPPPTSAQVTAQLAGMQISGAAAPAPPPSGLGYGPPTSLASASGSFPNSGLYGSYPQGQAPPLSQTQGHPGVQPPQRSALPLASSFTPPASGGPRMPSMTGPLLPGQGFGGPPVSQPNHVSSPPPQALPPGTQMTGAPGPPPPMHSPQQPGYQLQQNGSFGPAQGPQPSYGSPYPGVPTFGSQPGPPQPLPPKRLDPDAIPSPIQVIEDDRNNRGSEPFVTGVRGQVPPLVTTNFLVKDQGNASPRYIRCTSYNIPCTSDMAKQAQVPLAAVIKPLARLPPEEASPYVVDHGESGPLRCNRCKAYMCPFMQFVEGGRRFQCCFCSCVNDVPPQYFQHLDHTGKRVDAYDRPELSLGSYEFLATVDYCKNNKFPSPPAFIFMIDVSYNAIRTGLVRLLCEELKSLLDFLPREGGAEESAVRVGFVTYNKVLHFYNVKSSLAQPQMMVVSDVADVFVPLLDGFLVNVNESRAVITSLLDQIPEMFADTRETETVFAPVIQAGMEALKAAECAGKLFLFHTSLPIAEAPGKLKNRDDRKLINTDKEKTLFQPQTGAYQTLAKECVAQGCCVDLFLFPNQYVDVATLSVVPQLTGGSVYKYACFQAENDQERFLSDLRRDVQKVVGFDAVMRVRTSTGIRAVDFFGAFYMSNTTDVELAGLDGDKTVTVEFKHDDRLNEDSGALLQCALLYTSCAGQRRLRIHNLALNCCTQLADLYRNCETDTLINYMAKFAYRGVLNSPVKTVRDSLITQCAQILACYRKNCASPSSAGQLILPECMKLLPVYLNCVLKSDVLQPGAEVTTDDRAYVRQLVTSMDVAETNVFFYPRLLPLTKSPIESTTEPPAVRASEERLSSGDIYLLENGLNLFLWVGASVQQGVVQSLFSVASFSQITSGLSVLPVLDNPLSKKVRGLIDSLRAQRSRYMKLIVVKQEDKLEMLFKHFLVEDKSLSGGASYVDFLCHMHKEIRQLLS